TGTGCCGGCAGGCTGGCGGGCAAGATCCGGGAGAGGTCCAAGGTAGGCGGCTGGAGGGGAGCGGAGAGCCGGGGAGAGAAGCAGGGAGCCGGGGAGAGAAGCAGGGAGCCGGGGAGAGAGAGGCAAGGGGAACAGGCTTAAAGGACTGATAGTGTGTTTTCATGCTCACACGTTAaacttaagaaaaataagtttaaaaaaaacatggaaagttACATGCATAAgagtgaagaaagaaagaaggaaagttagaaaatcagtgtttttaatgcaaaatgatTCAATATTTAGAGTTTTTATTTATCAGGATGTGCAGTAAAATGCAAACTTGTTAATTTCCTATAATCAGATCAGTCCAGttttaaagtgacatttttttagcatCAGTTTTTCTAAAAATCTGACCTGGAGTCTGcagaaaaacataattttttctgagcttcagagAAGAGCAGGAAGCTCAGTGGAGCGGTTCAGACCTTAATAAACCGTTAATCACAATAATCATTAATCATCAGCAGGAAAAATACCTTCAGGAGGAGACGTGATGTTTGGAGAAGATTTCtgtaaatgagcagaaaaagagCCAGAAACACCTGAAGAAGAGATTCAGGGAGACAAGGACAACACAGCGACTCCAGATGGAAATTTAAGGGTTCAGTTAgtcaaaaatgagtgaaaattcatgtaaaactatttaaaaactgTCCTAAATGACCTGACATTAGTCCAGAACCActgaaatttgacaaaaatgttctgaaatgaCTCATAGTTTgttctaaattattttaaatttattggaAATTCTTGAAAACTGTCCAGCTACCGTTTCTAAAAAGTAAGTCTAAATTGTTCAAATTATTAACAAAATAGTCCAcaactcaaaaactgtccaaaatgactaaaaacttgTGAAGAATGAGTGAAATTaggccaaaatgactcaaaattgttccaaaatgactcatagtttgttcaaaattatttaaaaaatagtcaaaaactgaaaaattgtccagaattactcaaaaaaggaccaaaaatgacttgaaaactgtccaaaatgaataagaagcctcttcagaatgactgaagTTTGACTGAAATTACTCGAAAATCTCATGTTTTGTTCAGGATGATTAATAAAATTATCAATTATTAgcaaaattttgttttgtatcgcaaaaattgtccagaattactcaaaaatggtataaaatgacttaaaattcactgaaatgactcaaaatgaatctaaaactatttaaaaactgTGCTAAATGACCCGACATGAGACCAAAACGACTCAAGAGGTTCTGAAATGACTCAGTTTGTCCAGATCTACTCCAGaattttcccaaaatgactttaaatgtatCTGAAGTTCTTGAAAACTGTCCAGTTCCTGTTTGTGGgtccacatttatcactttttaatggactttttgcatcatttctgaacctcagaacttcatcagtccagcagatagaaccatgacgtttaggaggagaaacatctgagttctggtaaaaactgacaccagatcagcttaaatccatccaggagtctcagtctgaaatAATCCAGATTTGGtgaattttggacaaaattccaGCTCCTTTGGAACATTTTTGGAATAATTTGGGGAAATCCTGAGTCATTTCAGaagattttttgtcatttttttggacaaattttaatcattttgggaCAGTTGAGTGTAATTTTGGACGCCTTTTGTCACTCTGAGCAGCTTTTGAGTGATTTCTGTGTAACTTTAGGTTGAAGCttcatttactgtatttttctgcTGCCAGGTCTTTAATCTCGTTTGTTTCCTGTTGAAGCGAAACGTTGAAAATGATCCagttaaagagaaataaaagaacagaaacaCCCTGATAGATGCAGCGGACGACACGTACACACTGATTACTCACACTGACACACcctcactaacacacacactgtcagtgCACATGCAGCAGTTTACAGTAAATTTTTATCTCAGCTCAAAGTTATCAGATGGAAACTCAGGAAAACAGGTCGACTcctggaggaagagagagagagagttttacagtgtgtgtgttatagtgtgtgtgtgtgtgtgcgtgtgttatagtgtgtgtgtgtgtgtgtgtgttatagtgtgtgttacagtgtgtgtgttacagtgtgtgtgttacagtgtgtgttacagtgtgtgttacagtgtgtgtgttatagtgtgtgtgtgttacagtgtgttacagtgtgtgttacagtgtgtgtgttacagtgtgtgctacagtgtgtgtgttacagtgtgtgttatagtgtgtgtgttacagtgtgtgtgacagtgtgtgttatagtgtgtgttacagtgtgtgtgttacagtgtgtgttacagtgcgTGTGTTATAGTgcgtgtgttacagtgtgtgtgttacagtgtgtgttatagtgtgtgttacagtgtgtgttacagtgtgtgttacagtgtgtgtgttacagtgtgtgttacagtgtgtgttacagtgtgtgtgttacagtgtgtgttacagtgtgtgtgttacagtgcgTGTTACAGTGCGTGTTACAGTgcgtgttacagtgtgtgtgttacagtgtgtgttacagtgtgtgttatagtgtgtgttacagtgtgtgtgttacagtgtgtgttatagtgtgtgtgttacagtgtgtgttatagtgtgtgtgttacagtgtgtgttacagtgtgtgttatagtgtgtgttacagtgtgtgtgttacagtgtgtgttacagtgcgtgtgttatagtgtgtgtgttacagtgtgtgtgttacagtgtgtgttatagtgtgtgttacagtgtgtgtgttacagtgtgtgttacagtgtgtgttacagtgtgtgtgtgttacagtgtgttacagtgtgtgttacagtgtgtgtgttacagtgtgtgtgttacagtgtgtgttacagtgtgtgtgttacagtgtgtgttacagtgtgtgttatagtgtgtgttacagtgtgtgtgttacagtgtgtgttacagtgcgtgtgttatagtgtgtgtgttacagtgtgtgtgtgttacagtgtgtgttacagtgtgtgttacagtgtgtgttacagtgtgtgtgttacagtgtgtgttacagtgtgtgtgttacagtgtgtgttacagtgtgtgtgttacagtgtgtgttacagtgcgtgttgcagtgtgtgtgttacagtgtgtgttacagtgtgtgttacagtgtgtgttatagtgtgtgttacagtgtgtgttacagtgtgtgtgttacagtgtgtgtgttacagtgtgtgttacagtgtgtgttacagtgtgtgtgttatagtgtgtgtgttacagtgtgtgtgtgtgtgtgacagtgtgtgttacagtgtgtgtgttacagtgtgtgttacagtgtgtgttacagtgcgTGTGTTATAGTgcgtgtgttacagtgtgtgttacagtgtgtgtgttatagtgtgtgtgttacagtgtgtgtgttacagtgtgtgttacagtgcgTGTGTTATAGTgcgtgtgttacagtgtgtgttacagtgtgtgtgttatagtgtgtgtgttacagtgtgtgtgttacagtgtgtgttacagtgtgtgttacagtgcgtgtgttatagtgtgtgtgttacagtgtgtgtgtgtgacagtgtgtgttacagtgtgtgtgttacagtgtgtgttacagtgtgtgttacagtgcgTGTGTTATAGTgcgtgtgttacagtgtgtgttacagtgtgtgtgttatagtgtgtgttacagtgtgtgtgttacagtgtgtgttacagtgcgTGTGTTATAGTgcgtgtgttacagtgtgtgttacagtgtgtgttacagtgtgtgtgttatagtgtgtgtgttacagtgtgtgtgttacagtgtgtgttacagtgtgtgtgttatagtgtgtgtgttacagtgtgttacagtgtgtgtgttacagtgtgtgtgttacagtgtgtgtgttatagtgtgtgtgttacagtgtgtgttacagtgtgtgtgttacagtgtgtgtgttacagtgtgtgtgttacagtgtgtgttacagtgcgTGTGTTATAGTgcgtgtgttacagtgtgtgttacagtgtgtgtgttatagtgtgtgtgttacagtgtgtgttacagtgtgtgtgtgttacagtgtgtgttacagtgtgtgttacagtgtgtgtgttacagtgtgtgttacagtgtgtgttattgtgtgtgttacagtgtgttacagtgtgtgttacagtgtgtgtgttacagtgtgtgtgttatagtgtgtgtgttacagtgtgtgtgtgtgtgataagaATTTCCTCGTCTGGTTTTCAGTCCTTTTCTGCCGCTGTGTGGCTTTAGgatgttcatttttaaatcagttatttcttttattatattttgggtttttcttgGTTTCGTCGGTTTTTGGGACCATAAAAGTCCAAACCGTCTGATTCCATCAGAACTAGAACATTCTTTGATGGAACTTTAAAGTCTTTGTTTACAgccttctgtctttttttttttgtcattttacgtgTTACTGAGTGTGTTTAACGTCCGTCAGTGTGATTCACACCTCGTTTTACTTCATGTCAGTTTGGaagttttgttgctgttttgtgtctctgtggttgttttgtttctttgtctagtttttgtgtctctttgtggttgtttttatctTGATCAGTGTGTTATTTATCTCTTTAACCCGTCCATCTGTTCCTACTAACTGTGTTGTAAATGTGGTTCCAGtcctgttgttgtgtgtttgtgttgtccttcaggttgttgtgtgtttgtgttgtccttcaggttgttgtctgttgtgtggTTGTCATGTCAGTTTGTGTTCCTTCATTCGGGTCTTTGTGTAGCTTCggtctgttgtgttttccaGCCTGATGTTGATCACGTAGCTCCATCATTAAACCGTCAGCCGCTGTCCCACAATCCCCCTCTGTTCTGATGAGCAACAGCTGATTCCCcgtgtcacttcctgtctgtgtacGCTTCTTCACTGTTTATCAGCTGATTGCTCGTCGTCAACAGACGTCAGCGGGGCTACTGAGCACGTGCAGCTGCTGGCGCTGCGTTCAGGGACCCGTGTCCTCCGTGAGAAGAGAAGTGTGGTTGACATGGATGCAGGTGAAGGCGCTGACGTCAGGAAGTCACGGTTTGCTGCAGATTAAAGTCTGAACGTTCAGACGATGGAGATAAAACAGTTTACTATGAATCAGTGAAAACACTCAGAGGACGAGTTTAGAACCAGAAATCCATttacttcaacacctcttcatgacaacgtCCCCCTttaagaaaaaccttaaagatttaatctaaaaattaaacattaggaaagaaaaggaaatttttcaaacaagccgataaaacatttgaaaaaacaacaattaaacattaaaaagacaaaacatttctaaatcAAATCgaacattagaaaagaataaaaggtgagaaaagagcaaaactaaacatttaagaagaatcaaactaaagacaaaacattgtaaaagacaccagttagactttagaagatcaaattaaacagaagagacgatgaaacgatgaaaaagagcaaaaacagataaaggtcttaaagcgttttctagtctgaaatgaaaacatcaagttgtttcttcaaacatttcctctttctgtgttcttggtttgactgtggacagatttactaagagctcatttcagaaaactgctttccagataaagtctactagtagctgaaggcatcgatcaaactaatgttaccttctgatctccacaaactttactgctcagtgaagagaatcaaagtttgttcaggatttctaaagaatccacaggtgaaggtctgagaagaactcagatggatggtctaaatgtgaaatcaagactcatggtcacaagttttaaggcttctgttcaccacaaagttcaaactaacagaagtactgagaaacttttaaaacttcagtcctcagactgtctgaaggttcaaactaacagagatctactgtgggacttagaacaTTTCatccctcagactgtgtgaaagctcaggtcctgaggacttgggaggtctggaggctttggaaagtcttggaactgagggttcaaccctccagcacaaaggctgaagtccaacctcctgagaaaaacggtcaagttgagaaaaaagttttttttaaaaactcgaaaaaatgacaaaaatagaagataaatgagcaaaaaaaagaagaattagtatctgagtgagtagctcagggggataagaggagagactaccaagtggaaggtaacAGGATCAAGACCCACTACTggcagttttgtttctttgtcaaagtttttcagaaaattcaagaagggtctggtcttgaaccagcaactTACAGCTCCATAgacaaacccttaactcactgagctacagatcagataaaaagaaagaaactcgtcgtccctttgacatcgtagtttccaagtgaccacatgggcggagtctgggtggagtcagggcagagTGGGAGGGGAGGTGGGCGGAGGTGGTTCCATTTGGAACATGTAGAACCGCCCTGCGTTTGGTTTCAGCAACAATTTCAGTGGCACACATTGTCCACAATAAAAGCATGACTTACAACAGTGAGTGAAAGCGTACAAATTCCATATTGCTTAACAGTTCCACATCCAGGTTATTTCAAAATTTTgatgcattaatattcagggttttgtgtgttattttctgagttttgatattttggtgTGATCTGGTACATGAACGTTCAGGTTTTTGTTATTTCGGTGCCTTACCGTCCAACCTCCAGGTTTTTGATCTGGACGACACGCCGAGTCTTAAACAAGTTTCTATCTGAGTTATTTTAAACTGTTGATCTCTGTAGACTCATTAAAGCTTCAATCCTCTAATTACTGCTGAAAACACCAGCTGACTCACAGCACgtacacacactgaaacacacagaggaCGTTTGTGTAATCATTGTGTAACTGATGTTCAACATCAgctgtttgctgttttaaatcAGAAACAGTTTCCACATTAACATTCAATCACTTCTAAACGCGTTTAAAAATAACgacttttcatattttatattttgctgctgcttattttatttttgatttatttgataTGGAACTGAAAACACTATTTCATGCTTTACTTTTTCAAGAGTTAGcacattttaaactaatttatttcatcattaatcagtttttaaaaattgtgatattaataattggaaaaatgcagaatatcaGATCTGATAATTGATGAGCTGATCAATAATTATTATGAAATTTAGGTCATTTTATGCAGATTAATCTCTACAATTGTTAAAATTGTggattaaaaagtaaaatatttatttcttaaaAGTGGTGAAGAAAAAGTTTAAAGTGTCCTGAAGGTAAAATATTACAGCAAATACTCAGTTACCCAgagttttactgctttaaatgagaaacaggaagtgaaactGTAACTCTGATGTCTCTCtgatatccaggtttttgtcattttggtgtgTTAATATTCATATGTTTTAGGCTTTtatgcattaatattcaggtttttgggGTTTTGGTGCCTTAACATCCAGATCTGTGACATTTTGCTGCATTAACATTaaagtttttgctgttttgttgcatTAATACTCAGGTTTTTAAAGTTCTGTTGCACTAACATTCAGATTTTGGTGAGCTAATGTGTgggtttcaacattttttgacattttagtgagttttgttgttgtgttgctttaaatgtgaaacaggaagtgaggtTGTAACTCTACCATGTCTCTGATGTCATCAGGCCATGGTGGCGTGTTACCCTGGAAACGGCGCCGGCTACGTCAAACACGTGGACAATCCCAACGGAGACGGACGCTGCATCACCTGCATCTACTATCTGAACAAGAACTGGAACCACACGGTGCGTTCAGGGACACTCACCGATCCCGATCAGCTGATCTCAAGTCACATGACCACACCTTATGATGTTTAGAAATCAGGTGgtgatgcagcatttttttttactgcttttattgtgaaaatcacCATTTGGATGctagtttttcacattttagtgTCTTAAAATCCagatttgtgatgttttaatgcGTTAATACTCTGGTTTTTAAAGCTTGgatgtgttaatatccaggttttgaGATAttagtgcattaatatccaagtttgtgacattttaatgccTTAACATCCAGACCTTGTGAAGGTTTTGATGCGTTAATTTCCAGGTTTTTTAGGTTTTGGGTTTTGGTGCTTTAACTTTcaaatttttgatgttttaatgcaccaatattcagattttaaaaagtttcgATGCATCAATAATCAAGTTTTTGAGGCTTTTATGCATTAATATTCAAGTATTTGACTACTAGTATCCAGGGAGAGGGACCAGACAAAGGGCGAGTCAGAAAACCCTGATGAAAACACCCAAGATTAAAGCTGCTACCTCATCCGGACGAGGGAAACTGGGGGGGCTCGTAAGAGAGCACCTGGTGGCCGAGTCTTGGGGCCCCGTGGGGCTTTCAAGTAAcacggggtcgggtgctatgccaACCAGGCAGTCGGCAGGAGCGGGCGTCTAGATGCaccgccccctggtggtgtaGACGAGCTCTGGAGatgtggaacgtcacctcactggcagGGAAGGGACCTGAGCTGGTGGAGGTGGAGcaataccggctagatatagttgggctcatcttcacgcacagcaagggttctggaaccagaatcctggagaggtgttggactctctccttttCCAGAGTTGCCCAGGGTGAGAGGCTCGGGGtaggtgtggggatactcagaGACCCAAGCAGAGTGCCGCTTTGCTGGAGTTCTTCCCAGAGAACCAGAGGGTCTCCTCTCAGAGGATAAACTCTGCCTGTTATCTGTTCTTATGCaccaacagcagttcagagtattcggccttcttggagtctctgggtggttccTGGAAGGGGGACCACCTGGGgactccatagttctcctgggagactccAACTCTCATGTGGGCAACAATGGAGGAACGGcctgatctgaacccgagtggtgtttggttgttggacttctgtgctCGTCATAGACTGgtcataacaaacaccatgttggAGCAGAAGGTTCTCTTACCTGGTACCAGAACACCTTAGGTCAAAGGTCCAGGATGGACTTCATAGTGGTATCATCAGACCTGCCgccgtatgtcttggacactcggCTGAAGATaggagcagagctgtcagctgatcaccacctggtggtgagttggatctgatggacagacctggtaaacccagaCCTGCAGtgagggtgaactgggaacatctGCTGGAGGTTCCTGTctgtagggttttcaactcccacctctggAAGAGTTTGTCCTGCATCCTGGGGGAGGTTGAGGACATGGggtctgagtggtccatgttcaaagcctccattgtagaagcagctgttaggagctgtggcctgaaggtcactggtgtcTGTTGCAGTGGCAACccaaaaacctgctggtggacaCCGGTGGTGAGGGAAGCCATCAGGCTAAAAAAGGAAGCCCTTTGAGCTTGGCTTCCTtgggggtctcctgaagcagctgacaggaacCAGTCGGCCAAAAggtctgcagctgcagcagaagcgAGGTTCCTCCATGGGGTGACTGGGCTCAGCCTTGAAGTTCTGGAAGTTTTCATGACATTCAGCAAACTTCAGTGAAACTCTAATGATGACTCATAGGAGGTTATGTTTGATTTACTAACAGCAGATAATAATCAGTCACTAACCTCGGTGTTATTGATCTTCAGCACGGTGGCGTCCTCAGGATCTTTCCAGAAGGAAAATCATACGTCGTTGATGTCCAGCCGCTGTTTGATCGACTGCTGCTGTTCTGGTCTGACCGCAGGAATCCTCATGAGGTGCAGCCATCCTACAGCACCAGGTAAGCACCAGTAAAGACTTGTTCAGTACAGATACAGTGGGGATcgaaagtttgggcaccccagGTGAAAAATTGTATTAATGTGCATGAAGAAGCCAagcaaagaaggaaaaatctCCAAAAGACATTGAATTAGTCTGAGGAGACATctttaaaatgagtttttgTGTTTAACCACAGAGAGGTAGGTAAcagtttgggtcattttttgattaaaaacattGTAAATGAGACATTTGAGCAATTAAACAGCTGATCAATTCATGTGGAAGGTACAAACAAAGCTGTATTGCCAGGGTTTAAGAAAAATGTTGGGTTCAGATGGACTTTATTGGAATAAAATAATGAGACTGAGTAAAGTCATTCATACTAATTAAAGAGTGAATGAAAAATGTTCCTGTTTATAATAGAAATGCACATAAAATTGAAATCAGGGAATGAGAAGTGACAAaagtgtggttgttttgtgttgcaggTATGCCATCACTGTTTGGTACTTCAACTGTGAGGAGCGAGCAGAAGCTAAGAGGCGCTTCAGGAAGCAGACAGGTGAGCAATAACATGAACTAGTCGTTTTTTGGGTTTAAATAAGTGCCTTTGAAGAGAATAAAAAAGTTTCCaggtttttgtgacaaaaagaaTTGTGGAGGGGAGTTTGTTGTGGTTTGGGCCGTTGTCCAGGTAACCTCCCTGGATGTAGGAAGTAAAAACAAGATGTTTTCTAATGGAAATGAATGAGGGTAGGATGGGAaaggtggatttttttgtgatttcttaaGGAGCCTTTTTTTAACcagaaaaatgttcagaaatttcccaaaagtgctgaaaacatgaaaatcaaaaattttgctgtaaaaattttatttcatattttgacaaaaatcctacaaatatctaaaatgattacatatgaACTACTAAgattttctttaacaacattcacaaaaataaaccaaaacccAGCAAACTTTCatagatttttaaatgttatttaataaacatttcattttcaaacctgcaggaaaaaaatgcagtaattccttaaaaggtttatttgtcaagaaaattctactaaatatttttgaaaatttgcacatGAGAAGCTTCACTGTGGAAATCCATCTTTTCCACATCTTCAAACTTCAGAATAaatcagtttgacccacaggaggATGTGAGGGTAAATTATTGACCTGCTAATCACTGATGTCTGCAGGACGGTCATGAAGTTTAAGTTTCATCTACGAGCtgaatttctgtttgttttacatgAACATCACTAAAACATTGCATTTGGCAGTAATGCAGCTTCACTACAGACAGCAGCACGTCATAAACTCTGATTTAATATCACTGTTCATttgtttcactttataacaaaaaatagagtaaaaattctcattaaaatgattttatgttttgtaactTTATTTATCTTCTCTGCTGCTTAACTACATTAATAAAGACGTTTATATTTTCAGTTGGCATCAGAAGTCTTATTAACTCTTACTATTATTTAATGGATGATTCAAAGATAAACATGATACTTTGGaaattaaatcacatttttagctCCAGAATCCTTTGATTTGAACTGGATTTACTCATCAGCAGACTGAAAACTGCTACATTAAGACACATACTTAGATAAAGGAGTTATAAAGAAAAGTTTACAGACATTTAGGCATGAGTCATACAACACGTTATAAgtgtaaaaacactgaattttacGACTAAAAATTGGAGAATAGACTTCAAACTCTGTACAAACCTCACAAAATCTGTATGTTTGGACAGAAAACTGTTGATTTGCATATAAAATAAACACGTTATAAGATAGATTTATGGACACGAGTCATGACTGTAAAAACACGGAGCTGGTATGTTATCTTTGCAGTTTAGGGAACTTAGAGCATCAACTTTTAACGTCATTTTCCTCCTATTTGAATGGTTTCTGGTAAACTTGTGAACCCTCGTGCTTgaaaatgtgaatgttctttaaaaaatatcagaagttttactgatatatatggaatcacactagatatttttaggactttatttttgaaaacatttacaagaattttcttgttttaaaatgaaacttttaaggaattattgccgttttcttcctgaaggttttacacattttcaggtGCTTGTAAATGAAGGAACCACCAGGATAAATGCCTCATCTTGTTtctgacttcctgtttgtgtctcagcctccagcagctccagctgaTCAGTTGGATGATGTTCAAACGGCGCCCCCTGCTGTTTGATTCTCCACGTTACAGCCGATTCCGTCTGGAGAAgctgaaggaaaagcagaaaaaaagaagctggCCTGAGAGCCGACTCAAGCTGAGGACTGAAAGCTTCCAGTCACCAGAAACTCCAGACTTTCCTGCTTTCTGCGACGTTCCTGCTGCAGCAACGGAGCATTTCTAAGACTTTCAGGtttacagagaaacacaaagctCCACGTCTGGTTTTCTACTTTCATACATTCTGGAAAAACCTTCAGCACaagaaaaggagcagaaagGTTTACTGGACAATGAAAACTGGAGGATTATTTGGAAGAAACGAACACAATACTTCAAGAAAAAGTCAGCTTTTGAGCCACCAAAAGACTGAAAGGGAGATTTTCTTCCACATCTACATTAAATCACAAATAACTATTTACTCAGATTTTTATCATGTAAACTGTGTTGAACTGGTGGTGGAGGAATAACTACCATAATCTGTGTCTGAATGTTAATAACGAAGGTTATCAAGTCCTGATTGATCGTTTCAGTGAAAACTTCTGAACTTTAATCAGTTTCTGCTCATTCCAGCTTCATTTGAAAATCCTACAGCAACcacaatcagaaaacagaaaaaggatTTCAGTACATCTTTTGTGAAAATGAGGAGGGTTGATTTTTGGGGTTATTTTTAACTTAGCAAACCAAAATGAATGACAGTATAAGTTCAGGGACCATCTGATTGTTCTTCCTGTTCTTTGGGAGACACTTTGTAactctgatgattttttttaacacaaagcttctttttaaacctgctggcaggttttggTGTTCAGAGCAGTCATTAAATTAAGAAAAGTTTACACaaatttagtgatattttggaaaacatttgAAGGTTTACCATCTGAAAATGCTAAACATTTCAGTGATACACGGATTAAATGTTGAATTGTATCTTCTGTTGCCTCTGAAAAAACAACGAAGGAAACTGAAGAAATCTAAATCCTGACAAAACGTGAAAATGTTTGGCGTCACTTTGTCTTTAAGCCATGATCCACTTTTCTtccttgttttttcttctactGTCCCACAGGGGCTTCCGTAGATCCCTCTGCTGTCTGAGTTCTAAATCTAAAACGGAACTTCTTCTGCATCCTTCACCAAAGACAGagtttacagttttttccaCAGAATTGGTTGAAGTCAAAGGATTCATTTTTGTagtaaaatatcacaatattaTTCTTGGATTGGGATAATCTAGT
This is a stretch of genomic DNA from Acanthochromis polyacanthus isolate Apoly-LR-REF ecotype Palm Island chromosome 1, KAUST_Apoly_ChrSc, whole genome shotgun sequence. It encodes these proteins:
- the egln3 gene encoding egl nine homolog 3, encoding MPFIEHLSDQDLERLALDRVVPALLSQGFYHLDGLLGELAGGAVRDQVEELHRAGALQDGRLASTAPGIHRSSIRGDKITWVSGSERGCEAVSFLLGLLDRLISVCAGRLAGKIRERSKAMVACYPGNGAGYVKHVDNPNGDGRCITCIYYLNKNWNHTHGGVLRIFPEGKSYVVDVQPLFDRLLLFWSDRRNPHEVQPSYSTRYAITVWYFNCEERAEAKRRFRKQTASSSSS